In Candidatus Woesearchaeota archaeon, a genomic segment contains:
- a CDS encoding DEAD/DEAH box helicase, with the protein MEFKGKTLDKFQEDAIATINRNHSCVVSASTGTGKTLIAEYVIHKHLPEGNTIVYTAPIKALSNQKYKDFCNDYGKEKVGLLTGDHSINPTAPILIMTTEIYRNMLVTNDPITQRVSYVVFDEIHYINDIERGTVWEESIIFSPEHIRFLALSATIPNYKEFAQWIQTIKNHKVETVFYGHRPVPLKHLCYDKKLGLTTIQSIKADIALEEEQAYTLTGHKKQYGKKKNKRGLYDMKPPHHTEVIKDIKTPAMYFCFSRKKCQDFAFETAKKKDLLTTQESQEASTFVRNHMQQEFANMDTTKILRQTLPKGIGFHHSGMLPALKHIVEELFSKGLIKILYTTETFSVGINMPAKTVIFDALEKYDGITTRPLHAKEYFQIAGRAGRRGIDKEGTVIATINRKYTDLDKLKKISTVDDEPIVSQFTLSTNTVLNLLANFDEKTQEKVLKSSFDYYTRTQANKKAVHVMATFKNKMKLLTKLEYIKPASQTTYEGAYVENTQAYELTEKGHFARHLYSNEITLTELFFLPHLHKMSDIDLLTILATIIYESRRLDYFMIKGSEKAYNRILKLLEKTRVARDINKISLKRMINFVKAWATGATFAQLMTYSNMAEGDIIRFFRRLIDTLTQLQHATQNEELRNTFQKLISLIDRDLVSADI; encoded by the coding sequence ATGGAATTCAAAGGAAAAACACTCGATAAGTTCCAAGAAGACGCTATCGCAACCATTAATAGAAATCATTCATGTGTAGTTTCAGCGTCAACTGGTACTGGTAAAACACTTATCGCAGAGTATGTTATTCACAAACACCTTCCCGAAGGTAATACTATCGTCTACACAGCCCCAATCAAGGCTCTTTCTAATCAAAAATACAAAGATTTCTGTAATGATTATGGTAAAGAAAAGGTTGGTCTTCTTACAGGTGATCATAGTATTAATCCTACAGCACCTATTCTCATCATGACTACAGAAATTTATCGTAATATGCTTGTAACTAATGATCCTATTACGCAACGAGTCTCTTACGTTGTTTTCGACGAAATTCATTACATCAACGATATAGAACGTGGAACAGTCTGGGAAGAATCAATTATTTTCTCGCCTGAACATATTAGATTCCTCGCGTTATCTGCAACCATACCTAATTATAAAGAGTTTGCTCAGTGGATTCAAACGATTAAAAATCATAAAGTTGAAACGGTTTTTTATGGTCATCGTCCAGTACCGCTTAAACATCTTTGCTACGATAAAAAATTAGGTCTAACTACTATTCAAAGTATCAAAGCAGATATAGCGCTTGAAGAAGAACAGGCATACACACTTACAGGTCACAAAAAACAATATGGTAAGAAAAAAAACAAACGCGGACTCTATGATATGAAACCACCACATCACACCGAAGTTATTAAAGATATTAAAACACCAGCCATGTATTTTTGTTTTTCTCGAAAAAAATGTCAAGATTTTGCATTTGAAACTGCTAAGAAAAAAGATTTACTCACAACACAAGAAAGTCAAGAAGCAAGTACATTTGTACGAAACCATATGCAACAAGAATTTGCAAATATGGATACAACAAAAATACTTCGACAAACGCTTCCCAAAGGTATTGGTTTTCATCATTCAGGGATGCTTCCGGCACTTAAACACATTGTTGAAGAACTCTTTAGTAAAGGGCTCATTAAAATTTTATACACTACTGAAACATTTAGTGTGGGAATTAATATGCCTGCAAAAACAGTTATTTTTGATGCCTTAGAAAAATATGATGGAATTACTACTCGACCACTTCATGCCAAAGAATATTTTCAAATTGCAGGTCGTGCTGGTCGTCGCGGTATTGATAAAGAAGGAACGGTAATTGCAACGATTAATCGTAAATACACTGATTTAGACAAACTAAAAAAAATATCAACAGTTGATGATGAACCAATTGTCTCACAGTTTACGTTAAGCACAAATACAGTGCTTAATCTATTAGCAAATTTTGATGAAAAAACTCAAGAAAAAGTGCTCAAGTCAAGTTTTGATTATTATACTAGAACGCAAGCAAATAAGAAAGCTGTGCATGTGATGGCAACATTCAAAAATAAAATGAAATTATTAACAAAGTTAGAATATATTAAACCAGCCAGCCAAACAACATATGAAGGTGCTTATGTTGAAAATACACAGGCATATGAACTCACCGAAAAAGGTCATTTTGCTCGACATTTGTATAGTAACGAAATCACACTTACCGAATTATTTTTCTTACCACACTTACATAAAATGAGTGATATCGATTTACTCACTATTCTTGCAACAATAATTTACGAATCGCGCAGACTCGATTATTTCATGATTAAAGGTAGTGAAAAAGCGTATAATCGAATTCTTAAGCTGCTTGAGAAAACGCGTGTTGCGCGAGATATTAACAAAATCTCCCTGAAGCGGATGATTAATTTTGTAAAGGCATGGGCAACCGGCGCAACATTCGCTCAGCTCATGACGTATAGCAATATGGCTGAAGGAGATATTATCAGATTCTTTAGAAGATTAATTGATACCTTAACTCAACTGCAGCACGCAACACAAAACGAAGAACTGAGAAATACGTTTCAAAAACTTATTAGTCTCATCGACAGAGACCTCGTCAGCGCCGATATCTAA